One region of Candidatus Electrothrix rattekaaiensis genomic DNA includes:
- a CDS encoding DNA cytosine methyltransferase, which produces MKLKKIYIGIDIFSGAGGLSLGATNAGITISTAIEKDRNAANTFKRNHPDTKLLVEDIANVNPDLCALEHPLIVFGGSPCQGFSFSNSKTRNERNKNNVLYHEFIRFISSLKPAWFLFENVEGIMSFNGGKTVWQLIKIFEELGYTVSNDVLNASDYGVPQDRNRFILVGNKKGIHFDFPKKKKIKVSVMDAIGDLPFLVNGQLEESLPYKHVEDLPAYAKKMRNRSKSAKQNFVSKNNDLVIERYKYIKPGQNWRAIPDYLMQNYKNKNNCHSGIYKRLNPAIPSVVISNYRKNMLIHPEQDRGLSVREAARIQSFPDDFIFEGNLMSIQQQIGNAVPPLLAEAIFKQIMRYECQSRK; this is translated from the coding sequence ATGAAGTTAAAAAAAATATATATAGGTATTGATATCTTTTCAGGAGCAGGAGGATTAAGCCTTGGTGCTACTAACGCAGGAATAACTATATCAACTGCAATAGAAAAAGATCGAAATGCTGCTAACACATTCAAACGCAACCATCCTGATACCAAGTTACTCGTTGAAGATATTGCAAATGTCAATCCTGACCTATGTGCATTGGAACATCCCTTGATTGTTTTTGGGGGATCTCCTTGTCAAGGCTTCTCATTTTCAAATTCAAAAACAAGAAACGAAAGAAATAAAAATAACGTTTTGTACCATGAGTTTATACGTTTTATTAGTTCGCTAAAGCCCGCATGGTTTCTGTTTGAAAATGTTGAAGGAATTATGAGTTTTAACGGAGGAAAAACTGTCTGGCAACTAATTAAAATTTTTGAAGAATTAGGATACACGGTTAGTAATGACGTTCTTAACGCATCAGATTATGGCGTTCCGCAGGATAGAAACAGGTTCATACTTGTCGGAAATAAAAAAGGAATTCATTTTGATTTTCCAAAAAAGAAAAAAATCAAAGTATCTGTAATGGATGCCATTGGTGATTTACCTTTTCTTGTTAACGGTCAACTTGAAGAATCCCTTCCTTATAAACACGTTGAAGATTTACCTGCATACGCAAAAAAGATGCGTAACCGCTCCAAAAGTGCAAAACAAAATTTTGTATCAAAAAATAACGATCTGGTTATAGAACGTTACAAGTATATAAAACCTGGACAAAATTGGAGGGCAATCCCTGATTACTTAATGCAAAATTATAAAAATAAAAATAATTGCCATAGCGGCATATATAAACGTCTTAATCCTGCAATTCCGTCCGTTGTAATATCAAATTACAGAAAGAACATGTTGATTCATCCAGAACAGGACAGAGGGTTATCTGTCAGGGAGGCTGCACGCATCCAGAGTTTTCCGGATGATTTTATTTTTGAAGGAAATTTAATGAGTATACAACAACAGATTGGTAACGCAGTACCTCCGCTTTTAGCAGAAGCAATTTTCAAACAAATCATGAGATACGAATGTCAGAGCAGAAAATAA
- a CDS encoding sensor histidine kinase, protein MSEQKINTLKFKFDVSAYRLLGRELISDRITALFELVKNCYDANAENVLVKFQNVNPRSLKSMILIQDDGTGMSLEDLRDKWMVIGTSSKRKNRLSPPPYNRKVVGKKGVGRFAVDKLGAKLLLKTTKKGSKDLLCLETDWSYYAAEESRQLRLDSLGKNKFFTDIENKYWTEVTEESISGTTLEVSMVNDSWTENDVSRANKELSKLISPSNKLKYPFNIVIDAQEYSSFKKREVTTAAIELATLQVELGYDVEKKQQEILSVENGDLIKIEVPERKCGFIGMTLYYFDQSSKRKFNKSFPDDSIDGIKLYRDGIIATPFAEYASNRNEQKDLLGIDKRRYSGFFDKLSTRDLLGWIEISDEYNPDIIDATNRQNFVENDAWKELKLFVIEQLRKIEEFLKKKKNTEKKKTNSQFKAAKDEIGSLRKQLNAVKEKIESPEAKETIINVEKELAKTQATVQRSLADYQNLEKEKKQQENLFFSLVSLQTYAGMLSHITRTSTGKIKRDAEFIYKWIPDPRFTESYKKMGFNIFTEMNRLGDAVDFLLKYAKDDQKFEEINIKETLECIFNKIYFDEFEKRGIKASLDINRDIIVNYNLKSFEEIFDNLISNSFKAVEKNSGEKNIKCSVIVEKDKFIILFSDNGVGIPEEDKFRIFDVFYTTTSEQGGAGLGLFIVKSRLEALKGTIQVVENEFRPTGATFRIELPFKR, encoded by the coding sequence ATGTCAGAGCAGAAAATAAATACATTAAAATTCAAATTTGATGTCAGTGCTTACCGTCTATTAGGAAGGGAGCTTATTAGCGATAGAATTACGGCACTTTTTGAGCTGGTAAAAAACTGTTATGATGCTAATGCTGAGAATGTACTCGTTAAATTTCAAAATGTAAATCCGCGTTCCCTAAAAAGTATGATTCTAATACAGGACGACGGAACGGGAATGAGTCTTGAAGATCTTCGAGACAAATGGATGGTCATTGGAACGAGCAGTAAAAGAAAAAATCGCCTTTCTCCTCCTCCATATAACAGAAAAGTTGTGGGCAAGAAAGGTGTAGGTCGCTTTGCTGTGGACAAACTTGGAGCTAAATTGCTTTTAAAAACAACAAAGAAAGGCTCAAAAGATCTCTTATGTCTTGAAACTGATTGGTCATACTATGCTGCTGAGGAATCTCGACAGCTTCGACTTGATTCTTTAGGAAAAAATAAATTTTTTACCGATATTGAAAATAAATATTGGACTGAAGTAACAGAGGAAAGTATTTCTGGAACTACTCTTGAAGTATCAATGGTAAATGATTCTTGGACTGAAAATGATGTTAGTAGAGCAAATAAAGAGTTATCAAAATTAATATCTCCGAGTAATAAATTGAAATACCCTTTCAATATTGTAATAGATGCTCAGGAATATTCCTCTTTCAAAAAAAGAGAAGTTACAACAGCAGCAATAGAGTTGGCAACACTTCAAGTTGAATTAGGGTATGATGTAGAAAAAAAACAGCAAGAAATTTTGAGTGTTGAGAATGGAGATCTTATAAAAATTGAAGTACCTGAGAGGAAATGTGGCTTTATCGGCATGACTCTTTATTATTTTGATCAGTCTTCTAAAAGGAAGTTCAACAAATCATTTCCTGATGATTCAATTGATGGAATAAAATTATACCGAGATGGTATCATCGCAACTCCATTTGCGGAGTACGCAAGCAATAGAAATGAGCAGAAAGATTTACTTGGAATAGATAAGCGTCGTTACTCAGGATTTTTTGACAAATTAAGTACCCGAGATTTGTTAGGGTGGATTGAAATATCAGACGAATACAATCCTGATATTATTGATGCAACAAACCGACAAAATTTTGTTGAGAATGACGCATGGAAGGAGCTTAAACTATTTGTTATCGAACAGCTCCGAAAAATTGAGGAGTTCCTCAAAAAGAAAAAAAATACTGAAAAGAAAAAGACTAATTCTCAATTTAAAGCTGCAAAAGATGAGATAGGATCTCTCCGTAAACAACTTAATGCCGTAAAAGAAAAAATTGAATCGCCGGAAGCAAAAGAAACAATTATCAATGTTGAAAAAGAATTAGCTAAAACACAAGCTACTGTTCAGAGGTCGTTAGCTGATTACCAAAATTTGGAAAAAGAAAAAAAACAGCAGGAAAATTTGTTTTTCAGTTTAGTATCACTTCAAACTTATGCTGGAATGTTGTCGCATATCACCAGAACTTCCACAGGAAAAATTAAAAGGGATGCTGAATTTATTTATAAATGGATACCCGACCCGCGATTCACTGAAAGCTATAAAAAAATGGGATTTAATATTTTCACTGAAATGAATCGCTTGGGAGATGCTGTTGACTTCTTGTTAAAGTATGCAAAAGACGATCAAAAATTTGAGGAAATAAATATTAAAGAAACACTTGAATGTATCTTTAATAAAATATATTTTGATGAATTCGAAAAACGTGGGATAAAAGCATCTTTAGATATAAATCGAGACATTATTGTTAATTACAACTTAAAATCATTTGAAGAAATTTTTGATAATTTGATCAGTAATTCCTTTAAAGCAGTAGAAAAAAACAGCGGCGAAAAAAACATTAAATGTAGCGTAATAGTAGAAAAAGATAAATTTATAATACTATTCTCTGACAATGGAGTTGGTATCCCTGAAGAGGATAAATTTAGGATTTTTGACGTTTTTTACACAACAACCTCAGAACAAGGAGGGGCAGGTTTGGGATTGTTTATTGTTAAATCACGATTGGAAGCCTTAAAAGGTACAATTCAAGTTGTTGAAAATGAATTTAGACCAACGGGAGCTACATTCAGGATTGAACTCCCTTTCAAGCGATAA
- a CDS encoding response regulator translates to MEKLNATIVIIDDDKSLNDPDSGLMLELNMNFETICFFYKQNDGLKFIKENLDKRIIVLLDLGFPSQTPDGHDILESIRKISFLIPVLIWSGVDEDKETFADLINNKAYAFLNKNASSDEIITKLQKAYNDINNDISIALEEWITSHSDEQKEKPYMVTAEGKRLSLNEILHEIRVQSDIGINFSKNLSKLTIDLLARNKESFND, encoded by the coding sequence ATGGAAAAACTAAACGCCACTATTGTCATAATAGATGATGATAAGTCCTTAAATGATCCTGATTCAGGCTTGATGCTTGAACTCAATATGAATTTTGAAACCATCTGTTTTTTTTATAAGCAGAATGACGGGTTGAAATTTATCAAGGAAAATTTAGACAAAAGAATCATAGTGTTACTTGACCTTGGGTTTCCATCCCAGACTCCTGACGGGCATGATATTTTAGAGTCAATAAGGAAAATTTCATTTCTTATTCCGGTGCTTATTTGGAGCGGTGTAGATGAAGATAAAGAAACTTTTGCTGATTTAATAAATAACAAAGCTTATGCGTTCCTAAATAAAAATGCATCAAGTGATGAGATAATTACAAAATTACAAAAAGCTTACAATGATATTAATAACGATATAAGTATTGCATTGGAGGAATGGATTACCTCACATTCAGATGAACAAAAGGAAAAGCCCTACATGGTAACCGCTGAAGGTAAGCGACTTTCACTTAATGAAATATTACATGAAATTCGAGTCCAATCAGATATTGGGATAAATTTTTCAAAAAATTTATCGAAGTTGACAATTGATCTATTAGCCAGAAATAAGGAATCATTTAATGATTAA
- a CDS encoding rhodanese-like domain-containing protein: MKKKRTTLFLAALALSLTLPVSSFAAADLKAGEAAFYHELRAAIPKDKIKTAVDLYAKWQEIQSGKSKAVIIDVRTEAEFDVGHILNSSNVHSGHAYGLYKKIADPKAEIWVTCRTKHRASYFAGMLYKYGYTNVYLAEGGIKTWAEKGYPLVNKYLGTIKVTGYQKELTEDYLYRE, from the coding sequence ATGAAAAAGAAAAGAACTACCTTATTCCTTGCTGCCCTGGCTCTTTCACTCACCCTGCCTGTCAGCTCTTTTGCCGCTGCGGATCTCAAGGCCGGTGAAGCAGCGTTCTACCACGAACTCAGAGCGGCAATCCCCAAAGACAAAATCAAAACCGCAGTTGATCTGTACGCAAAATGGCAGGAAATTCAAAGCGGGAAGAGCAAGGCGGTTATTATTGATGTCAGGACCGAGGCTGAATTCGATGTCGGACATATTTTGAACTCCAGTAATGTGCACTCCGGCCACGCCTACGGATTATATAAGAAAATAGCAGACCCTAAGGCTGAGATCTGGGTCACCTGTCGAACCAAACATCGCGCTTCTTATTTTGCTGGTATGCTTTATAAATATGGCTATACAAATGTGTATCTTGCTGAGGGCGGGATCAAGACCTGGGCGGAAAAAGGCTATCCTTTGGTCAATAAATACCTAGGAACTATCAAGGTTACAGGATACCAGAAGGAACTAACAGAAGACTATCTCTACCGGGAATAG
- the tnpA gene encoding IS200/IS605 family transposase: MSRFRKLSQTVWHCQYHIVFCPKYRFRVLKGSIKKEVEDCIKTFTSAQKCELIELNVQVDHVHHLVMIPPKVSVSTYMGTVKGRTAIRVLNKFRKLKQRPFWGNHLWARGYCVDTVGLDTEMIRKYVKYQEEKEKDSEKTIH; encoded by the coding sequence ATGAGTAGATTTCGTAAATTATCACAAACGGTATGGCATTGCCAATATCATATAGTATTTTGTCCCAAATACCGTTTCAGAGTTTTGAAAGGCAGTATAAAAAAGGAAGTTGAAGATTGCATAAAAACATTCACTTCAGCTCAGAAATGTGAGTTGATAGAGTTGAATGTACAGGTTGACCATGTTCATCATCTTGTGATGATACCGCCCAAAGTTTCAGTATCAACTTATATGGGAACTGTTAAAGGTCGGACAGCAATTCGAGTTTTAAATAAGTTCCGTAAATTGAAGCAGAGGCCTTTTTGGGGTAATCACTTGTGGGCTCGCGGTTACTGTGTTGATACCGTCGGTCTTGATACAGAGATGATTCGTAAGTATGTTAAGTACCAGGAAGAGAAAGAAAAGGATTCTGAAAAGACAATCCATTAA
- a CDS encoding porin has protein sequence MKKVYTTGAVTLTVGAMLLGGAVSASALEVNSGNDKVGLKLYGHINRAVMAVDDGNESKVFHVDNTNSESRFGINGEVSAYDSLTIGGTVEVEWQSNPSHKVSMQEESISSELKERKMDVYFDSEKLGKLSVGRGDMVSNGSSEVDLSGTGVAGNSGAADAGGGFVFYNTTPVVVAEGEEAKSITVGDVFDQMDGLSRRNRVRYDTPTLGGLSLGVSAGEKERADVALTYSGKFADETQLKAVVAYSEPGEGVDYTLISGSASVLFGFGLNFTVAGGSRDLDNMPVNGDDPTFMYGKIGYKTKIFSVGSTACSFDYGVYSNIETQNTEEEGTAYGVQLVQKLSEYNTEIFAAYRNFELEDNTSADYEPISLALAGARIKF, from the coding sequence ATGAAGAAAGTGTATACAACCGGTGCAGTCACCCTGACGGTCGGAGCAATGCTGCTCGGCGGAGCTGTGTCAGCCTCAGCTCTTGAGGTGAATTCAGGTAACGATAAGGTGGGGCTAAAGCTGTATGGTCATATCAACCGGGCAGTTATGGCTGTTGACGACGGCAACGAAAGCAAGGTTTTTCATGTTGATAATACCAATTCTGAAAGCAGATTCGGCATCAATGGAGAAGTGTCGGCATATGACTCCCTGACAATAGGTGGAACTGTTGAAGTGGAATGGCAATCCAACCCTTCACATAAAGTATCAATGCAGGAAGAGAGCATCTCCAGCGAGCTTAAAGAACGAAAAATGGACGTTTATTTTGATTCTGAAAAGCTCGGTAAATTGTCCGTAGGGCGGGGGGATATGGTCTCAAATGGAAGCTCGGAAGTTGACTTGTCCGGCACCGGTGTTGCTGGTAACTCCGGTGCAGCCGATGCCGGTGGTGGCTTTGTCTTCTATAATACGACTCCTGTAGTAGTGGCTGAGGGTGAAGAGGCTAAGAGCATTACAGTCGGTGATGTTTTTGACCAGATGGATGGATTGAGCAGACGGAATAGGGTGCGCTACGACACGCCAACCCTTGGAGGTTTATCTCTCGGTGTATCCGCAGGTGAAAAGGAGCGTGCTGATGTCGCTCTCACATATTCCGGTAAATTTGCTGATGAGACGCAACTGAAAGCAGTTGTCGCCTACTCTGAACCAGGTGAAGGGGTGGACTACACCCTGATCAGCGGTTCTGCTTCTGTCCTGTTCGGCTTTGGACTTAACTTCACTGTGGCAGGCGGTTCCCGAGACTTGGATAATATGCCTGTAAATGGTGATGATCCGACCTTTATGTACGGTAAGATCGGTTATAAGACCAAGATCTTTTCTGTCGGTTCCACAGCCTGTTCTTTTGATTATGGGGTGTACTCCAATATCGAAACCCAGAACACTGAAGAAGAAGGCACGGCCTATGGTGTTCAGCTTGTTCAGAAGCTGTCTGAGTACAACACTGAGATTTTTGCAGCCTACCGTAATTTTGAACTGGAAGATAATACCAGTGCTGATTACGAACCCATCTCGTTGGCTCTGGCCGGTGCCCGGATTAAATTCTAA
- a CDS encoding arsenate reductase ArsC, producing MPNKKTSVLFVCIHNSARSQMAEAFLREMGGECFSVESAGLEAGVLHPLVVEAMQEVDIDISQQKTDLVDDLIRQGRQFDYIITVCDAANGQRCPVFPGQAERLHWSFDDPAALSGCDEEKQEKVRRIREQIRQKISFFLQE from the coding sequence GTGCCGAACAAAAAAACTTCGGTTCTCTTTGTCTGTATCCATAATTCCGCCCGCAGCCAGATGGCGGAAGCCTTTTTGCGCGAAATGGGCGGTGAGTGTTTTTCCGTTGAGAGCGCAGGGCTGGAGGCCGGAGTTCTTCATCCCTTGGTCGTTGAGGCTATGCAGGAAGTGGATATTGATATCAGTCAGCAGAAAACGGATTTGGTTGACGATCTCATCCGTCAGGGCAGGCAATTTGATTATATCATTACGGTCTGCGATGCGGCGAACGGTCAACGCTGCCCGGTTTTTCCGGGTCAGGCAGAACGATTGCACTGGAGCTTTGATGACCCGGCAGCTCTGTCAGGGTGCGATGAAGAGAAGCAGGAGAAAGTTCGTCGGATCAGAGAACAAATTCGTCAGAAGATTTCTTTTTTTCTTCAAGAATAA
- the pstB gene encoding phosphate ABC transporter ATP-binding protein PstB, translating to MTCRDVNVWYGDKQSIMDVNIDIGKNQVLAMIGPSGCGKSTFLRCLNRMNDTIPVCRVFGDIILDKLNIYDKHIDVVPLRAQVGMVFQKPNPFPKSIYDNIAYGPKIHGLVNNRTELDEVVEYSLTKAGLWGEVKDRLDQPGTGLSGGQQQRLCIARAIAVRPEIILMDEPCSALDPIATATVEDLIDELREQYTIVIVTHNMQQAARVSQRTAYFHLGRLVEVGITDQLFTNPGHRLTEDYITGRFG from the coding sequence ATGACCTGTCGGGATGTCAATGTCTGGTACGGCGATAAGCAGTCGATTATGGACGTGAATATTGACATCGGCAAGAATCAGGTTCTCGCCATGATCGGGCCGTCCGGCTGCGGAAAATCAACCTTTCTCCGCTGTTTAAACAGGATGAACGACACCATTCCCGTGTGCCGGGTTTTCGGTGATATTATTCTGGACAAATTGAATATCTATGATAAACATATAGATGTGGTGCCGCTCCGTGCCCAGGTGGGGATGGTGTTTCAGAAACCGAATCCCTTTCCCAAGTCGATCTACGATAATATTGCCTACGGCCCCAAGATTCACGGGCTGGTGAATAATCGGACCGAGCTTGACGAGGTGGTGGAGTATTCTCTGACCAAGGCCGGATTGTGGGGTGAGGTCAAGGACAGGCTTGATCAGCCGGGCACCGGTCTTTCCGGAGGGCAGCAACAGCGTCTTTGCATTGCTCGCGCCATTGCTGTTCGGCCCGAGATTATCCTGATGGATGAACCCTGTTCAGCCTTGGATCCTATTGCCACCGCAACCGTGGAAGATCTCATTGACGAGCTGCGTGAGCAGTATACCATCGTTATCGTCACCCATAATATGCAGCAGGCTGCACGGGTTTCCCAGCGTACTGCCTATTTTCATCTTGGTCGGTTGGTTGAGGTGGGCATTACAGATCAGCTGTTTACCAACCCCGGTCACCGCTTAACAGAAGACTATATCACAGGACGTTTTGGCTGA
- a CDS encoding PstS family phosphate ABC transporter substrate-binding protein, whose amino-acid sequence MKKTLLIAACMLLASDVWAGGRDYVSLVGSSTVYPFATTVAERFGKTSSFKTPKIESTGSGGGMKLFCAGTGIDTPDITNCSRRMKKSEYDDCMSNGVKEITEVKIGYDGIVVANSKKAARFSLTKKDLYLALARSVPDPKGGKTFVDNPYTTWKEVNPALPDMEIEVMGPPPTSGTRDAFDELAMEGGCKTFPWVNDLKKTDKKKFKAVCQALREDGAYIEAGENDNLIIQKLEANPDSLGIFGFSYLDQNADKIQGAVIDGVAPDFDHIASGSYSISRPLYMYVKNSHVGAIPGMEEFLSEFTSDRAWGDEGYLSEKGLIPMPEEERAQVEKAVKELTPLQL is encoded by the coding sequence ATGAAGAAAACGTTGTTGATTGCAGCCTGTATGCTGCTGGCTTCTGATGTCTGGGCAGGCGGGAGAGACTATGTTTCTCTTGTGGGATCATCCACAGTCTATCCTTTTGCGACCACTGTGGCGGAACGATTCGGCAAGACAAGTTCCTTCAAAACCCCCAAGATTGAATCAACCGGTTCAGGCGGGGGAATGAAGCTGTTCTGTGCCGGTACCGGTATTGATACCCCGGATATCACCAACTGCTCCCGCAGGATGAAAAAATCCGAATATGACGACTGTATGAGCAACGGGGTCAAGGAGATAACTGAGGTAAAGATCGGGTACGACGGTATTGTTGTTGCCAACTCAAAAAAAGCAGCCCGCTTTTCGTTGACCAAGAAAGATCTCTATCTGGCGTTGGCTCGCTCTGTGCCTGATCCCAAGGGCGGCAAAACCTTTGTTGATAATCCGTATACGACCTGGAAAGAGGTGAATCCCGCGCTGCCTGATATGGAGATTGAGGTCATGGGGCCGCCGCCCACTTCAGGAACCCGTGATGCCTTTGATGAATTGGCAATGGAGGGCGGCTGCAAGACCTTTCCCTGGGTGAATGATCTCAAAAAGACCGATAAAAAAAAGTTTAAGGCGGTTTGTCAGGCCCTGCGTGAGGATGGTGCCTATATTGAAGCCGGTGAAAACGACAACCTGATTATCCAGAAACTGGAAGCTAATCCTGATTCGTTAGGGATCTTCGGTTTCAGCTATCTTGATCAGAATGCTGATAAGATTCAGGGTGCTGTTATCGACGGAGTTGCACCTGATTTTGATCACATCGCCAGCGGTAGCTATTCCATTTCACGCCCGCTGTACATGTATGTAAAAAATTCTCATGTCGGAGCGATTCCCGGGATGGAAGAATTTTTGTCTGAATTCACCAGCGACCGTGCCTGGGGCGATGAGGGATATCTGTCGGAGAAAGGACTTATCCCCATGCCGGAAGAAGAACGTGCTCAGGTTGAGAAAGCTGTTAAGGAGTTGACACCCTTACAGCTGTAA
- the pstA gene encoding phosphate ABC transporter permease PstA, giving the protein MERAERNLIRRRRKENRFRRLSFSAVMLSLGFLVLLFASIISNGWSAFLRTDILLDVHFDREVLDVNSLVKANYGKLVKQAMREVLPDVTARRDKREMYRLVSSGAAYTLQKMVTADPALIGKTVSLWLPADDLADMLMKGRIDRDTPESERAMSDKQMQWIDQLIAQGRLERHFNTTFFQAGDSREPELAGIRGAVMGSLFTLLVTLVLSFPVAVASAIYLEEFAPKNRWTDLVEVNINNLAAVPSIVFGLLGLAVFLNFFGMPRSSPLVGGLVLSLMTLPTIIIASRASLQAVPPSIREAALGVGASKMQTVFHHVLPLAMPGMMTGTIIGLSRALGETAPLLMIGMVAFIVDVPASITDPATGLPVQIFLWADSPERAFVERTSAAILVLLTVLISMNGLAVYLRMKFERRW; this is encoded by the coding sequence ATGGAACGCGCTGAACGCAATCTGATCCGTCGTCGTCGGAAAGAGAATCGTTTTCGCAGATTGAGCTTTTCCGCCGTGATGCTGAGTCTCGGCTTTCTCGTGCTCCTGTTCGCCTCGATTATCTCCAATGGCTGGTCAGCCTTTCTCCGTACCGATATCCTGCTGGATGTTCATTTTGACCGCGAGGTTTTGGATGTCAACAGTCTGGTGAAGGCGAATTACGGCAAGCTTGTTAAGCAGGCCATGCGAGAGGTGCTGCCTGATGTTACGGCACGACGGGATAAACGGGAAATGTACAGACTGGTCAGCTCCGGTGCCGCATATACATTGCAGAAGATGGTGACGGCTGATCCGGCCTTGATCGGGAAGACCGTCTCTCTGTGGCTGCCTGCCGATGATCTGGCCGACATGCTGATGAAGGGCAGAATCGACAGAGATACCCCGGAGTCAGAGCGTGCCATGTCGGATAAGCAGATGCAGTGGATTGATCAGCTTATCGCGCAGGGGCGACTGGAGCGGCATTTTAACACCACCTTTTTCCAGGCCGGTGATTCGCGGGAGCCGGAGCTGGCCGGTATCAGAGGAGCGGTGATGGGTTCCCTCTTTACTCTGCTGGTGACCTTGGTGCTTTCCTTTCCGGTCGCTGTCGCCTCTGCTATCTATCTGGAAGAGTTTGCCCCGAAAAACAGGTGGACCGATCTGGTCGAGGTGAATATCAATAATCTGGCCGCTGTCCCCTCTATTGTTTTCGGCCTGCTGGGACTGGCCGTGTTCCTGAACTTTTTCGGGATGCCCCGCTCGTCGCCCCTGGTCGGCGGGTTAGTTCTCTCTCTGATGACCCTGCCCACGATCATTATCGCCAGCCGGGCTTCGTTACAGGCAGTGCCGCCTTCCATTCGAGAGGCCGCCTTGGGTGTGGGCGCATCCAAGATGCAGACCGTGTTCCACCATGTTCTTCCGCTGGCCATGCCCGGCATGATGACCGGAACCATTATCGGCCTGTCACGGGCCTTGGGCGAAACCGCCCCCCTGCTGATGATCGGCATGGTCGCCTTTATTGTCGATGTGCCGGCCAGTATCACGGACCCGGCCACCGGTTTGCCGGTGCAGATCTTTCTCTGGGCCGATTCACCGGAACGCGCCTTTGTCGAGCGCACATCCGCTGCTATTCTCGTCTTATTGACAGTCCTGATTTCCATGAACGGACTGGCTGTGTATCTGCGGATGAAATTTGAACGGCGGTGGTAA
- a CDS encoding DUF3276 family protein, whose translation MALERADYKCDFCGEPYKAVHHIAYPKRYKDDHVDNLLVVCGKCHAKLHGIRNGHSLKNEARLYLEELPAGGRTYFFDVRYDAGTGRRYLSVSESWKRGKRQIVIFENWFQAFSDSFRKSITFMNTRENLNELFSEKVLAGKSTYFFDMQYTVNEYLYLTITEAEKMTDNSFKRNKIMVFEEDFQPFSHSLDKTGDYFK comes from the coding sequence ATGGCATTGGAGCGAGCGGATTACAAATGTGATTTCTGCGGCGAGCCTTATAAGGCGGTACATCATATCGCCTATCCGAAAAGATATAAAGATGATCATGTTGACAATCTTCTTGTTGTCTGCGGAAAGTGTCATGCCAAACTTCACGGAATCCGAAACGGTCATTCGTTAAAAAACGAAGCGAGGCTGTATTTAGAAGAACTTCCGGCAGGTGGACGTACATATTTTTTCGATGTCCGCTATGATGCAGGAACCGGAAGGAGGTATCTGTCAGTTTCGGAATCATGGAAAAGAGGAAAACGTCAGATCGTAATTTTCGAGAATTGGTTTCAGGCATTTTCCGACAGTTTCAGGAAGTCTATAACTTTTATGAACACAAGGGAAAATCTGAACGAATTGTTTTCTGAAAAAGTTTTGGCCGGAAAAAGCACATATTTTTTTGATATGCAGTATACGGTTAATGAATATCTGTATCTCACGATTACCGAAGCCGAAAAAATGACCGATAACTCCTTCAAAAGGAATAAGATAATGGTCTTTGAAGAGGACTTTCAGCCATTTTCTCACAGTTTGGATAAAACAGGGGATTACTTCAAATAG